In a single window of the Lasioglossum baleicum chromosome 10, iyLasBale1, whole genome shotgun sequence genome:
- the LOC143212908 gene encoding uncharacterized protein LOC143212908, whose amino-acid sequence MGPSSSSEGNFPREFPRKETLLWEEPFRLSQSSCLLAQRLTTHNAIFQARRTASVSSSSSLVLVADKNGRIGLLLFSNLAYLTDQKTPEVEIVTDRPSGDGGEERVGTT is encoded by the exons ATGggaccgtcgtcgtcgtctgaaGGGAACTTTCCCCGGGAGTTCCCGCGGAAAGAAACGCTCCTTTGGGAGGAGCCATTTCGACTCAGCCAATCGAGCTGCCTCCTTGCGCAAAGGTTGACGACCCATAACGCAATCTTTCAAGCGCGTCGAACAGCCAGTGtatcctcgtcctcgtccttgGTACTCGTCGCGGACAAAAACGGACGAATTGGTCTCCTGCTCTTCTCCAACCTCGCATACCTGACGGATCAAAAGACACCGGAAGTGGAG ATCGTTACTGATCGTCCGTCAGGAGATGGCGGCGAGGAACGTGTAGGGACCACGTGa